In the Mytilus galloprovincialis chromosome 10, xbMytGall1.hap1.1, whole genome shotgun sequence genome, one interval contains:
- the LOC143049484 gene encoding anoctamin-1-like: MYGCCTPLTIDYFEKIQIESVKDYSIKVNGGGKEGKMGHGSWTIFCLQNCSSQGDHRPTYAGSEDIQICRYRDFRNPPWSENAYEFSQLYWHILAARFVFVVVFQNVIVFITGLIAWLIPDVPAQLKVQIRREAYISNEIIIKTELLRAQGKSPEEGEAAIEAISDVGPQYQLDDTGSAKLMFRKSPGNSPEREEENIV; this comes from the exons ATGTATGGTTGTTGTACACCATTAACTATTG ATTACTTTGAAAAGATACAGATTGAGTCAGTTAAGGACTATTCTATTAAAGTGAATGGGGGAGGGAAGGAAGGGAAAATGGGTCATGGATCATGGaccattttttgtttacaaaattgcTCAAGTCAA GGAGACCATAGGCCTACGTATGCTGGAAGTGAAGACATACAGATTTGCAG ATACCGAGATTTTAGAAACCCACCATGGTCAGAGAATGCCTatgaattttcacaattatacTGGCATATACTGGCTGCTAGATTTGTATTTGTTGTAGTATTTCAG aatgtaATCGTTTTCATCACTGGTTTGATTGCTTGGTTAATCCCAGATGTCCCTGCACAGTTGAAAGTTCAAATCAGAAGAGAGGCTTATATTAGCAATGAGATTATTATAAAGACAGAACTACTCCGCGCTCAAGGAAAGTCTCCCGAGGAAGGAGAAGCAGCCATTGAAGCAATATCTGATGTTGGACCTCAGTATCAGCTTGATGATACAGGAAGTGCTAAATTAATGTTCAGGAAGTCTCCTGGGAACTCTCCTGAAAGGGAGGAAGAAAATATTGTATAA